The Clostridia bacterium DNA segment CAAAAGATTAGCCTCTAAAAGCATTTTTTCGATAAATACTCCATAACCCCTTTGGGGATCATTAACAAACACATGAGTAATAGCCCCAATCAAACTACCATTTTGAATTATAGGACTGCCGCTCATTCCCTGCACAATTCCACCGGTTTCATTTAATAATTGCGAATCATTAATCCGAATAACCATGTTTTTACCATCTGTACGTCCATATTGAAGTTTTTCAATGACTATTTCATACTTTTTCACTTCTTGACCCCGAACAACCGTTAAAATTTCCGCTTTTCCGGGTTGAATTTGCTTAGAAAATAATACCGGAATAGCCTTTTGATATTGTGAATTTTTAGGTTCAGATTGTAAAGTACCATAAATACCAGACTGCTTATTTTCCTCAATATTACCAAACTCTGATCCTTTCAAAAAGACACCCACTTTTTCCCCAGGCTGTCCTCTGCGTCCCTTTTGAACATTCTCAATATGGGCTTTTAGTATTTTACCCTGACGAATATGAAGTTTTTGATTTGTCTCACTATCAGTAATCATATGACCTAAAGCCCCATAAATTTTAGTAGTGGGATCCCAAAAAGTTAAAGTACCCACCCCACCGGCATTATCCCTAACAAAAAGACCCAAGCGATAAGACTTAGTTTCCATACAATATTGCGGATATACTACCTTTTTTAGGGTTTGTTCACCACGTTTAATTGTTAAAAA contains these protein-coding regions:
- the spoIVB gene encoding SpoIVB peptidase; the protein is MIKGKQRQILGFILGCLFLIFFTFSYYQDNYLIHERQLLSVGESLTILNDFPPTIRKVINIYIATGQKLLTVKGQDLLERNFIRDDDDPIVIEPGQLSLELKLFGLIPLKKINVDILPNLHLMPGGHSIGVLLRTEGVMVVGHSPVIHRQIGATFPARDADIRVGDLILSVNDVQVATDQQLSSLLSKLCSRESKLFLTIKRGEQTLKKVVYPQYCMETKSYRLGLFVRDNAGGVGTLTFWDPTTKIYGALGHMITDSETNQKLHIRQGKILKAHIENVQKGRRGQPGEKVGVFLKGSEFGNIEENKQSGIYGTLQSEPKNSQYQKAIPVLFSKQIQPGKAEILTVVRGQEVKKYEIVIEKLQYGRTDGKNMVIRINDSQLLNETGGIVQGMSGSPIIQNGSLIGAITHVFVNDPQRGYGVFIEKMLLEANLLENQEIAS